A stretch of DNA from Streptomyces xanthii:
GCCCTCCCCTACGGCGGCCGTGGCGCGTCCCGCGGGCCCGCCCACGTCCTCGCCCGCACCGGCCGCCCGCCGTCGCCGCTGGCCGTGGGCGGTGGCGGCCGCCGCCCTGGTCACCGCGCTCGCCGTCACCGTGCCCGTGCTCCTGCCCGACGGCACGCCGGAGCCTCCTGCGGCGGGCGCCACACCGACGGCCTCCGATGAAGGCACCGGGCAGGACACCGGGCCGCTCGCCCTGCCGGACGCCGATCCGGGCCACAGCGGCGAGTTCACCTCCACCGCGCTCGACACGAAGCAGCGCCCTGACGGCTGGCGTCCCTGGGCGCGCCACCTCACCGGCACCGGGCGGACGGGCGGCTGCACGGCGGGCGCCGGGCTGCTGGTGTGCGGCGACGGGACGGGAGCGGCCCGCGCCCTCGATCTCGCGACCGGCGAGGAACAGTGGCGCAGCAAAGGCTTCAGCGCGGACCGGCTGGTCGACGACGTGTACCCGGAGACCCCCACCGGCAACGCGGCGATCGCCCCGGCCACCGACGGCACTCTGTTCTTCGTCCCGGCCCGCTCGGGCATCATCGGTGTGGAGGCGGCCACGGGCCGGGTCCGCTGGCACTACGCGCGGGAGGGCTTCACGGGTCTGATCGGCGTCACCTACGCGGACGGCAAGGTGTACGCCGCCCGTTACAACAACCAGCCGGAGGACTCCCCGGACGCGGCGATCGAGCTGTCGGCGCTCGACGCGGACACGGGCACGGGCGACTGGGGAGTGAACCTTCCGGAGCCCGCCGGACCGCTGGTCGTGCACGACGGATGGCTCTACGGCGCCCTCGCGAGGGGCGGGGTCCGGGGCGCGCGGCCCGGCACCGCGCCCGACCCCCGCGCCCGCGACGACCTCGACTGCTCGGGCCTGCTCTCCCACGCGGACTCGCTGCTGTGCTGGTCGACGGAGCACCCCGGGATCGCGGTTCTCGACCCGGAGACGCTGCGCACCCGGCGCACCCTCGCCCCGTCCGTCACCCCGGCCGCGGCCCCCGTGATCGGCGACCGCGGCGTCCTGGTCCTGCGCGACAGCGCCGGCCGGCTGCGCGGCATCGACTGGCGTACGGGGAAGCCCCGTTGGGACACGGCGGCGCCGGCCGGGGCCGGGACCCTGCTGCTGGCGGGGCGGCGGGTGTTCGCCGTGGGCCGGCGCGAGATCCGGGGCCTGGACGTCGCGGACGGGACGGGCGTCCGCTCGCTGCGGCTGCCCGCCCCGTCGGGTCTGCGCCTGGACACGGGCGCACTCGCCGAGCCGCTGTGTCTCGGCGGAGTGCTGTATCTGTCGACGCGGTCCGGGTACGTCGGCTCGGTCGCCGCGCCGGACTGACCCGGCGCGGCTCCCGCGCGGCTACGCGACGGCGCTGCCGGTCCCGCGCGCCCCGCCGATGTAGTCGCCGAGCGCCTGGTCGTCGTACACGGAGATGTCGACCGGTGCGCCTTCGGGGATGTCGAAGTCCTTGACGACCTTGTCGAGGACGGCGTCGGTGCCGGGCGCCGCGTACGTGCCCAGGTTGTGGGTGGTGCCGCCCGCGGAGTAGGAGATCTTCACGTAGAACGTGTCGCCGTCGTTCTTCGTGTCGTACACCCAGAGCTTCTCGTCGTTCGGGTGGAACTCCACCTTGCCGACGAACGAACCGCCCTGGTTCAGCTCGATCTTGACCGCGTAGCCGCCCGGGTCGTTGGCGAAGTAGGTGCCGTCGAACGGGTCGGCCAGCGTGCCGCCGCTGCACGGGCAGGTGCCGGTGTCGCGGTAGTAGACGCTCGGCGCCGGGTTCGGGCTGTAGGCCTGGGCGGGTGCGGCCGTCGTGGCGATCAGGGCGCCGAGTGCCAGCGCCGTCCCCGTGAACAGTCCCGCGAGTCGTCGCACGGTCCTCATCGTGTTCTCCCCCGTTCCGGAAACACACCGCGCGGCGGTCGCCGGCGGCCCGTACACGATGGCAGACGACATCGGCACGGACCACCCCACAACACGCGGAGCGCCCTACTCCGTCCGGAACCGGACGAAGACACCTCGGATCAGCGGCCCGTCCTCGTCGCCGGTCCGCCAGCGCGCGCTCACCTCACCGGTGACTCCCGGCGCGAGGGCCTCGTCCGTCCTGGTTTCCGCCAGGACGCGGACGGCCTCGGGCCGCCCGGTTTCCGCTCCCGGCGCGAGCCGGACGCCCACCGTCGGGTCGAGGGCGCCGTCGACGCTCTGCGCGTGCGCCGGGGCCTCCCCGCGCAGCAGCCGTCCCAGCTCGGTGAGGAGCACCGGGTCCGCCATGCCGTCGTAGATCCAGCGTTTGCCGAGCACGCCGTGCTCGGTGGTGCCGATGAGGGCGTCGGCGGGCGCGTCCGGGAGCGGGGCGCCGCGGTAGGCCATCGGGACGTGGTACGTGACCGGTTCGGGCCCGGAGGTGTCGGTGACGGCCATGAACTCCATGCCGACCTCGCCGGCCGGGTCGTCGAGCCGGAAGCCGCCGGTCCTGCTCAGTTCGGGGGTGCCCGCGCCCCGGTACCAGGGCCGGTGCGGCAGCCAGTCCGTGAGGAGTTCGAGCTTGGTGGGCTTGAGGGTCGTGTGGTGGATGATCGCCATGCCCGTCATCCTGCGCGAGGGCCGGGCGCGCCCGCCACCGCGATTGCGCCTCCGGGCCACGGCTGGGGCCGGTTCCCGCCAGAGGGCGCCCGAGGCGTCCGCATCCCTCACAGACTCTCCACGGGCGACGCCGATCCGCCCCGGCGCATGCCCTTGTGACGCTCCGCGACGCGGGGGACGCTGCCAACCGGCGTGCCGTCACGCCGAGTTGAGGAGGACACCCCATCCATGGCAGAGACCTTGCCGGTGACTCGTACCGCCGGCCGCAGGTGGGCGCACGCGCTCACCTCCCTCGCCGCCGCGGCGGTGGTTTCGGCCGTCACCCTGCCCGCGCAGGCCGCCCCCGCGCAGGGGCGGATACTCGGCGCCGGTGCACCCGGCGCCGTGACGGGCAGTTACATCGTGACGCTGAAGGGAGGGACGAGGGCGCCGTCCGCGGCCGGGCAGGAGGTGGCCGAGAAGTACGGGGCGACCATCCGCCAGACCTACGGCACCGCGCTCAACGGGTACGCGGTGCGGCTGACCGAGGCACAGGCGAAGCGGCTCGCCGCCGACCCGGCCGTGGCCTCCGTGGCGCAGGACACGGAGGTCACGTTCGAGCAGACCCAGCAGAACCCGCCGTCGTGGGGCCTGGACCGCATCGACCAGAACGACCTGCCGCTGGACCGCTCCTACACCTCGCCGGACTCCGGCGGCACCGGCGTGACCGTGTACGTCATCGACACCGGCATCCGGGCCTCGCACCAGGACTTCGGCGGTCGCGCCTCCAGCGGCTGGGACTTCGTGGAGAACGACGCGGTCGCCCAGGACGGCAACGGGCACGGCACGCACGTGGCCGGAACCGTCGCGGGCGAGACGTTCGGCGTCGCGAAGAAGGCCGACGTCGTCGCGGTCCGCGTGCTCGACGACGCGGGCTCGGGGACCACGGCGCAGGTCATCGCGGGCATCGACTGGGTGACGAAGCACGCGAAGAAGCCCGCGGTCGCGAACATGAGCCTGGGCGGCTACGCGAACACCCAACTCGACGCCGCCGTCCGCAACTCGATCGCGTCCGGCGTGACCTACACGGTCGCGGCGGGCAACGACGGACTCCTCGCGGGCCTCTACTCGCCCGCCCGGGTCTCCGAGGCCGTCACGGTCGGCGCGACCGACCGGACCGACACCCGGGCGAGCTTCTCCAACTGGGGCTTCTCCGTGGACCTGTTCGCCCCCGGTGTCGACATCACTTCGGCGTCGTACGCGAGCGACACCGGCGACGCCACGTTCTCCGGTACGTCGATGGCCTCGCCGCACGTCGCGGGCGCGGCCGCGCTCTGGCTCTCCGGCCACCCGGGCGCGTCCCCGGCCGAGGTGAGCCAGGCGCTCACCGGCCAAGCCGCCGCGGGCCGGGTGAAGGGCGCGGGGCTCGGTTCCCCGAACCGGCTGCTCCGGGTGGACACCCCGTAGGCACGCAGGCGATTCCCCGCGGGAAGCGGGGGCGTCGAGGGTCCGGCCCCGCCGTTCGCGGCGGGGCCGGACTTGTGTGCCGCGGGTACGCGCCGCTTACGGGAGTCTTGTGTGCGCGCTTACGCCCGAGTAGGTAGGTAAGCACCGGATTGCCCGCCCCGTACGCGTGGAAGGCTCCCCCGGTACGCGCCCGACCACCCTCCTCCGATCCCCCGACAGGAGCGGTCATGCCCGCACAGCGTCCCCGCAGCCGGCCGCGCCCGCCCGCGCCCACGACGGGCCGGATCCCGGTGCGTGACGTCCGGCCCGTCGTCGACCGGGGCCGCCGCCCCGCGAAGGCCGTCACCGGCGAGACCTTCCAAGTGACCGCCACCGTGTTCCGCGAGGGCCACGACGCCGTCGCCGCGAACGTGGTGCTGCGCGCCCCCGACGGCACCCCCGGCCCTTTCACCCCGATGCGCGAACTGGCCCCCGGCACCGACCGCTGGGCCGCCGACGTGACCCCGAACGCGCCCGGCGCGTGGACCTTCGCCGTGGAGGCGTGGAGCGATCCGGTGTCCACCTGGCGGCACACCGCGCGGATCAAGATTCCGGCGGGCCTCGACACCGGACTCGTCCTGGAGGAAGGGGCGTTGCTGCACGAGCGGGCCGCCGCCCAGGACGGCCGGACGAAGGCCTCCCGCACCGTGCTCACCGCGGCGGCGGCCGCGCTCCGCGATCCGTCCCGTACCCCCGCCGCCCGCCTGGCAGCCGCCCTCGCCCCGGAGGTCGACGCGGCCCTCGCCACCCGTCCGCTGCGTGAACTCGTCACCGTCTCCGAGGAGTTGCCGCTGCTGGTGGAGCGGGAGCGGGCCCTGTACGGGTCCTGGTACGAGTTCTTCCCGCGCTCCGAGGGCGCGGTCGTCGAGCCCGGCAGGCCGCCGGTCAGCGGCACGTTCGCGGCGGCGGCCGAGCGGCTGCCCGCGATCGCCGCGATGGGCTTCGACGTCGTCTACCTCCCGCCCGTCCACCCCATCGGCACCACCCACCGCAAGGGCCCCGACAACTCCCTGACCCCCGGCCCGCACGACGTCGGCGTCCCCTGGGCGATCGGCTCCCCGGAGGGCGGTCACGACGCGATCCATCCGGACCTGGGCACGCTCGACGACTTCGACGCATTCGTGGCGCGAGCCCGCGAGCTGGGCCTGGAGATCGCCCTCGACTTCGCGCTCCAGTGCTCCCCCGACCACCCCTGGGTGGAGAAACACCCCGAGTGGTTCCACCACCGGCCCGACGGCTCCATCGCGTACGCGGAGAACCCGCCCAAGAAGTACCAGGACATCTACCCGATCGCCTTCGACCGGGACCTGCCGGGCCTGGTCGCGGAGACCGTGCGGGTGCTGCGGCACTGGATGGACCACGGAGTGCGGATCTTCCGGGTCGACAACCCGCACACGAAGCCCGTCGTGTTCTGGGAGCGGGTCATCGCGGAGATCAACGGCGGCGATCCCGACGTGATCTTCCTGGCCGAGGCGTTCACCCGTCCCGCGATGATGCACACGCTCGCGCAGATCGGCTTCCAGCAGTCATACACGTACTTCACCTGGCGGAACACCAAGGAGGAGCTCACCGGCTACCTGGCAGAACTGTCCGGTGAGGCCGCCTCGTACATGCGGCCCAACCTGTTCGTGAACACCCCGGACATCCTGCACGCGTTCCTCCAGCACGGCGGCCGCCCCGCGTTCGAACTGCGCGCCGTGCTCGCCGCGACGCTCGCCCCGACCTGGGGTGTCTACAGCGGCTACGAACTGTGCGAGAACACCGCGGTGCGTCCCGGCAGCGAGGAGTACCTGCACTCGGAGAAGTACGAACTGCGGCCCAGGGACTGGGAGTCGGCCGAGCGCGAGGGGCGCACGATCGCCCCGCTGATCACCCGGCTCAACGAGATCCGCCGGCGCAGCCCCGCCCTGCACACCCTGCGCGGGCTCCACTTCCACCACGCCGACCAGGACGCGGTGCTCGTCTACTCGCGCCGCAGAGGGGCGAACACGGTGCTGGTGGTCGTGAACCTGGACCCGCACCACACGCAGGAGGCCACGGTCTCCCTGGACCTGCCGCGCCTCGGCCTGGCCTGGCACGACACGGTCCCCGTGCACGACGAACTCAGCGGCGAGACGTACCTATGGGGCCGGACGAACTACGTACGGCTCACGCCGGGCCGGGCGCCCGCGCACGTCTTCACGGTCGGCGACCGCCCGCACTCCTAGACCGGGAGACCCCTGACCGGCGACCCGAACCGGAGACCCCTGACCCGGATTCCACCGACCGGAGATCACTGACTGGAGGGCCACCCCCGCCATGTTCATGAACGAGCCCGTTCCGGACACCTTCGAGGACACCCCCGCCAAGGACCGCGACCCCGACTGGTTCAAACGCGCCGTCTTCTACGAGGTCCTCGTCCGCTCTTTCCAGGACAGCAACGGCGACGGCATCGGCGACCTCAAGGGCATCACCGCGAAACTCGACTATCTGCAGTGGCTCGGCGTCGACTGCCTCTGGCTCCCCCCGTTCTTCAAGTCCCCGCTGAAGGACGGCGGTTACGACGTCGCCGACTACACCTCCGTCCTCCCGGACTTCGGTGACCTCGCCGACTTCGTCGAGTTCGTGGACGCCGCCCACCAGCGCGGCATGCGCGTGATCATCGACTTCGTCATGAACCACACCAGCGACCAGCACGAGTGGTTCAAGCAGTCCCGCGCCGACCCCGAAGGCCCCTACGGCGACTACTACGTCTGGGCGGACGACGACAAGCAGTACCAGGACG
This window harbors:
- a CDS encoding S8 family peptidase: MAETLPVTRTAGRRWAHALTSLAAAAVVSAVTLPAQAAPAQGRILGAGAPGAVTGSYIVTLKGGTRAPSAAGQEVAEKYGATIRQTYGTALNGYAVRLTEAQAKRLAADPAVASVAQDTEVTFEQTQQNPPSWGLDRIDQNDLPLDRSYTSPDSGGTGVTVYVIDTGIRASHQDFGGRASSGWDFVENDAVAQDGNGHGTHVAGTVAGETFGVAKKADVVAVRVLDDAGSGTTAQVIAGIDWVTKHAKKPAVANMSLGGYANTQLDAAVRNSIASGVTYTVAAGNDGLLAGLYSPARVSEAVTVGATDRTDTRASFSNWGFSVDLFAPGVDITSASYASDTGDATFSGTSMASPHVAGAAALWLSGHPGASPAEVSQALTGQAAAGRVKGAGLGSPNRLLRVDTP
- a CDS encoding protein kinase domain-containing protein, with product MLTPLTGAVRRVGPYRLLGRIGAGGMGEVFLARRETVGGIVEGPFVAVKTVRTDFEPDGEFRTRFRREIDAARAVTGPGTAAPLDGDADAELPWLATEYVPGPALSDAVTRCGPLPVPAVRALGAGLARALDAVHAARVLHRDLKPGNVLLAADGPRLIDFGIAQAFDATALTATGLVVGTPGYLSPEQLTGAHPVTAASDLFCLGAVLCFAASGRGPFDDDEPASVLHRIAAGRADLSEVPPLLRDLIARCLRPDPAERPTAAALAAELSAAATDLAPWPADFLSLIAEQREAVARCEQVSGAVALENAATAADAPRAALVVPPSPTAAVARPAGPPTSSPAPAARRRRWPWAVAAAALVTALAVTVPVLLPDGTPEPPAAGATPTASDEGTGQDTGPLALPDADPGHSGEFTSTALDTKQRPDGWRPWARHLTGTGRTGGCTAGAGLLVCGDGTGAARALDLATGEEQWRSKGFSADRLVDDVYPETPTGNAAIAPATDGTLFFVPARSGIIGVEAATGRVRWHYAREGFTGLIGVTYADGKVYAARYNNQPEDSPDAAIELSALDADTGTGDWGVNLPEPAGPLVVHDGWLYGALARGGVRGARPGTAPDPRARDDLDCSGLLSHADSLLCWSTEHPGIAVLDPETLRTRRTLAPSVTPAAAPVIGDRGVLVLRDSAGRLRGIDWRTGKPRWDTAAPAGAGTLLLAGRRVFAVGRREIRGLDVADGTGVRSLRLPAPSGLRLDTGALAEPLCLGGVLYLSTRSGYVGSVAAPD
- a CDS encoding maltokinase N-terminal cap-like domain-containing protein, whose protein sequence is MAIIHHTTLKPTKLELLTDWLPHRPWYRGAGTPELSRTGGFRLDDPAGEVGMEFMAVTDTSGPEPVTYHVPMAYRGAPLPDAPADALIGTTEHGVLGKRWIYDGMADPVLLTELGRLLRGEAPAHAQSVDGALDPTVGVRLAPGAETGRPEAVRVLAETRTDEALAPGVTGEVSARWRTGDEDGPLIRGVFVRFRTE
- a CDS encoding alpha-1,4-glucan--maltose-1-phosphate maltosyltransferase; this encodes MPAQRPRSRPRPPAPTTGRIPVRDVRPVVDRGRRPAKAVTGETFQVTATVFREGHDAVAANVVLRAPDGTPGPFTPMRELAPGTDRWAADVTPNAPGAWTFAVEAWSDPVSTWRHTARIKIPAGLDTGLVLEEGALLHERAAAQDGRTKASRTVLTAAAAALRDPSRTPAARLAAALAPEVDAALATRPLRELVTVSEELPLLVERERALYGSWYEFFPRSEGAVVEPGRPPVSGTFAAAAERLPAIAAMGFDVVYLPPVHPIGTTHRKGPDNSLTPGPHDVGVPWAIGSPEGGHDAIHPDLGTLDDFDAFVARARELGLEIALDFALQCSPDHPWVEKHPEWFHHRPDGSIAYAENPPKKYQDIYPIAFDRDLPGLVAETVRVLRHWMDHGVRIFRVDNPHTKPVVFWERVIAEINGGDPDVIFLAEAFTRPAMMHTLAQIGFQQSYTYFTWRNTKEELTGYLAELSGEAASYMRPNLFVNTPDILHAFLQHGGRPAFELRAVLAATLAPTWGVYSGYELCENTAVRPGSEEYLHSEKYELRPRDWESAEREGRTIAPLITRLNEIRRRSPALHTLRGLHFHHADQDAVLVYSRRRGANTVLVVVNLDPHHTQEATVSLDLPRLGLAWHDTVPVHDELSGETYLWGRTNYVRLTPGRAPAHVFTVGDRPHS